The genomic DNA TTGTTCAACCCAGATGCATCTTTAAGAAAAGTAGCTATATCTTCCGGTGAATCACCCACCTTGTTGGCATTAATGAGGAACTCAATTCCTTTCTTAGGCTTTCTATTAAAAAGTGATATACCTTCCTGGCATATACTTGCATTAGATTCTTTAATAAACAACTAAAGCAAGAACAAAGATATACTTGCTTCTCAAAATCGTATTCATTTCTTTACCTGAAGTTCCAGTTTATAAGCCCGGCGCTGCTCAATAGTTGAAACATCAGATGCATCATTTGGGATTTCAGAATGAGAATCGGATCCTTCAACTGGGTCTACTCCATTTCCATTTGCCATTGTGAAACCTACAACTTCATAGCCATTATCAGTTGCTTCAACTTTCTTGGGTGAATGAGGATCTGGAATCCGCAATTGTTTGTTCATCCAGTCTCCCATTGATTTTAGAACATTAACCAAGTTTTTCATGGCTTCAAGTTTTAGTGTCGCTTCTTGAGGTGGCAAAAGTGTGGTTGTAACACCAGGAGGAACACCTTGAGCAGTCTTAAGAAGTCCATTAACCATCCTAATAGGAAAATAACGATTAGATATAAAATATACAGTGTTAAGAAAACAATCAAGAACATGGAAATGCTATTGAACTTCAGATCCATATtctaaaaatggaaaaattcaaatagtaaattaaaatatgtacctaaagaagtaataaaataaaataaaacataacataGCACACCTCTCAAATATGTTTGATGAATTGACGTCGCAGTCATAGTTGATAAAAATGTCAACCAATATCTGTGAATCAACACAAAGCTTCTCTAGGAATCGAAGCACTATCATCTTTTGCTGGAAATTAGGTTGAGAAACATTTTCTAGGACCCTAAGAACAATCATAGGGaaaaaaactccaatttctGCTTTCAATCCAGGCCTAAATCTTGATACCAGACTGATGAAAATGGAGCATGACAGCTGGAAAACAATCAAAAGAGTTGAAGCACTGTTCTTCAATAATGATAAACACAAGTACTGCTTGATGGCACCTAAAAACCTACACAATCACAATCAAACAAATGGAACCGTCAGAAGAAATAATTTCTATgcatcaaaaaagaaaaattaatagtgTCATATACTGTACAGAAAATAGAGAAGAAGATGTCAGTCTGTCTTGCTAGTCCCTGAGCCGTGAATCTTTCATTTTCTCACCCTGATTCATTTCAAAGAATGCCTCAATTTATTTATCTCGTTTGTCCAATCTGACTAACTTACTTCTCTAATTGTTCCTAACACATATCTCCTTTAACTTCTCTAAGGCTTTATTTTGTGAGtatggaggggaagggagggcttcggaaaaaaggaaggagcaagtggaagaaataaagGACTTTGAGAGGGTGGGgggttaatttttcttcataatacaaaatcctaATTCgggggaactaaaaaattgtaatcGAAGAGGActttggagggtttatatgaattcttcaaatccAATCTATGTTCTTAGAAtactcttaaaattaaaaatatattaatcgtaagcattaatttatcattctctaaaaaaatactctttcaaaaaatgtgaaagatttccCCATATTTCCCACCCTCAAGGCCCTACCCTCCCCTCCAAACACTCAAACAAAGCCTAACTACTCCCTTCCATTCTgccctaatatatatatatatatatatatatatatatatatatatatatcagaaTATGAAGAAACGTGTAATTAATGGACTGGAGGCTTCAACAATTTAATCAGTTGCTCTCTACTAACTCAGCAGTTGAGTTGTCACTCAAGGACAGAAGTGGCATTCAGAGTTGTCTATGACACAGGTCAaacaactaaaataatttaCCAAATTAGCAAATGATGTTAGATTGAAATTATCCTATAATGCAATTATCCAATCGTTCAGTTATTTTTACTGGTAACTTGAAATAGGAATACCTTGCTAGTGAACACAATTTGTATGACCATGGTAATAATGCCCAAGAATTCTTGGAATTTAAGTTCAGGCTAAATCAACCCCAAAAAACTGGCTTTTAAGGTGTGGTTGACTCGCACTAAAAACCTATGGTGGCAAGCCCAGATAGCGAAGTGGAGCAGCCATCCCAGTAGGATAGCATGAAAGCTGGGGAGCAGTATGACCgctgttttaatatttatatattcaataGCTAAgacaataaataagtttttctgaagaaaaaaaaataactataaatagttaatactatatataaaaactcttatatttatgttactattataaatattttaaaaattgcataCTTTTCctacatatatttttaccaCATCGCCTTAAGATAATAAGAAAAAGGAAGCATTTAAAAGGCGTGTTAATTTTATACAGAAGTCCCTTATGTTGGATAAAAAAAGCCAAGCCAAAACAAAAGGCTAACCCAAGTTCTCAAGTATGTGTCCTCTACACCCAGTCCTTCTGCTGCAACTGCGCCGTTCAGCTCCTTCAACCATCCTTCTTTGACTGCTTCCTTCTGGTCCTTCTCCACTTTGTCCTTCTCTCCTCTTTCTATGTCCTTCCTCCGCTCCTCTCTCTGTGACCTTTGTCCGTCTCCTACTCTTTTTTCAACCAGAAAAGGCCCCGTTTTAGGGCTCTTCAAGCTTTTATCGTGCTTCAGGAGCGCCGCAAAAAGCACCATCTGTTACGCAATCTCCCTTCATGCAGGCGGAAGCGATAACCGCTACTTCTGCGAAGCGACTTCGCGTGTAGAGGAGAAAACCCTCTGCACCACACCTCTCCGCAGCAATAGCAGTGCTATTGGCCACTTTTGACAACATAGTGAACAACCACTATTCAAGCCAtaacaatataatataaatagtgGGACCCTCAACATGTAGCCCTCACTTGAATATACCACCAAGCATTGCATCTTTGAATATTCCACCAAGCATCGCATACTATTCGATGTGCGACTTGGGCACCCTATATTACCCAAGTTTCTATCATCAATATTCACAGAGGCATTTTGATTAGCATTTAGATTTTCAGtcgaaaatattttttctattttgtatGTTAATTAGTTCCAAACACCTAGGAAAGACACAATCTTCGTTACCATATATATTAAAGCGTATCTCGGTAGTAAGAGACCAGAAAAGTTTTACATTTTTAGTGCATATCATCGGCATATACCATAAAGCTCGGAAAATTCCAGATTCCTTGTTCCCAAAGCCACAGACTAAAAAAACCTCAGGTACAGATGAATCCGGGAGTTCCATAAAATTGAAAAGACAAGAATAAAAAcatgaggaatgctagcaacacactatcttttattggttaaaatgcACATGGGTCCCACCAACTCATGTGGGTCCCATATAAATTTGGCAGCACTCTTTTACATTTTAACCATTAAAAGAGAGTGTGTTGGAATGTGTGTTAAAGAGCGTGCTGCTAGCATTATTCTGAAAACAAAGACTTGATTTTACTTCATAATCACATATGTATCTCTTGTATTGAGATTGAAAAACTATTAGTGAATACTAGTGACAAACTGACAATTCttcgtttattttattttaatgaagtTGAACATCAAAGACAAAATCTGACATTATTTTCACCAAGAGGACCTCAAATATCATATGTAGCTTGCATTAGAGTCTTGGTTATAAAGTGTTAGACGGTTGAGTATTGAAATAAGACagttatgttatattatattttaattaggaGAGCAGttatatattgttttaattAGGACTGTTATGGTTAGGTGTGGCAGTTATGTATTTATGTTATAAATGGGGAAGTTATGGGACAAGGGAAAGGGGGATTCAGTTATATGGATAAAGGATTGGTCGGGAGAGAATAAGCTCTCTGATTCTTGAAAAGGGAGAGATCCAAGACTCTCGAATTTCTTGGGAATTTATTGTAACATTACTATTAATTTGCAGCTTGGAATTGGTACCAGTTTCTATCATAAAGCTTTAAAGAAACGAAGGGAAGGTGCAGAAAGTAAACTACATGCCAGATTACTACAATAATTTCTAGAATAATTTCCTGCACGGCGAAACTCATTAATCAGATTGTCTAGAGTAATTTCCAGCACGGAGTTGTAACTTATAAGTAATTAGAACATAGATTCTAAATTCCCAAGTTCTATCCTATGCTAACAGTATAAGTGCGAGAATGTCAACAGAATAATCATTAAATATATGGTTGCTTATACTTTATATTATTCACATGATTTGTCCGAAAAATGATCAGTCCCGGCGATCCCACTACCCGCCATCCTACTTTTAGGGCCGGCCACTTCATGTCGCTATCTGGGATTAACTACCTAGCAAAAAACTACAACTTCTTGCTGTCCACCAGCAATATTAAACAAAGAATGCATATATTTTCCCTAACCGACGAAAATGCTAACCTCTAAATCAAGTcctaaaaacaaacataaaatgaGATACCTGTCACTGGTTCTGAAAACAGCTCCAGCATTCTCCAGCAAAATCTTCAACAACTCTAAAGCCACAATCTTCCCCTTATTCGACTCCGGATCCGCAGACGCCTCCTTCGGCGGTGTCTTCATTGACAATTTACAAAGTGCTCTAAACACCAAAAAAGCATCCCTCCTCAACTTATTCCCAATCTGAACTTCCAAATCATCATCCCTCTCAATCAACTCCCCGTCAACTAACTCCCCTTTCCTCCCCTCCAACGCCGTCTTATACATACTAATCTCCCAATACTTCGCATCCAACATATCCTTATCAGTAGAATCCAACAAATCAGTAGGATTCGTTGTCTCCACTGTCGTCGTCTCAAATGCACCGTCATGTCCACCTAACAACGAAACCTTACCACTGGGTGTAACCGGATGCAAAACTCCATCAATATCGTGCATTACCTTAGTAATAAACCCTTGCACAAACTGTGTCATTGTACTATCCACCTCAGATTTTTCCGCTGGCTTCATCAACTCAGCCACCACAATCGGCTGAATTGGAACCGTGGAAGAATCAGCTTCCATTCTCCTAAACACAATCACTAACATCTGAATCAACGATGCTTTCGCGGTCGTTTGATTCACCATATTCTTACTCACAAGATATATATCATAACAAGTCCTAACTATCAAAAGCAAACAATCACCGTGAATTCGAAGCGAAATCGAAGTCACAGCAGATAACAAAGTCTTCAAAACAAGCAATTCCATCGCATCATCACCGAAATCATGACATTTACAAACCGATTCAATCATTTTCGAAAGCAATTTCGCTTCACTGGAACTACCACCGGGATCAGCTTCACCGCGAAGAAATCCATGCGCGATGAGCTTCTGAATCGCATCAACGGCGGGTTCGGCTATTTTGCTGACGCCGGAGCTAGCGGCATtgatgagaggaagaagaatggATTCGGATTCGGTTAGCGAGAATTCCACCGGTCCACCATCGTGAAGCGGACCGGGCGTTTCCGGTTCGGTATCGGAGGGTGAACCGGGAATTGTTCTGTTGTCAGTGTTACTGAGTCTGTCAATGATGGATTTGCATTCGTGAGCGAGTTTTGCGTGTTTTCGCCATGAAGCGTGgttgatgattttgttgagtGCAGGAAGGAGGAGCTGATTCAAACGGGATTCGGCTTCCGAAGAGGCCGAGGCCGAAGCCATTCCCCaagtggacggtgggattggtctCCCGGATTATTATTTGGTTCTTGtgtcggataccgagttttcaaagataaaaaagaatgaGTGTAATGCTGCCAAGTCTGAGATCATGAGGAAAATTACaatgtgaaagatttttttttgtttaggatGATATTGCCATGAGCTGAGAGAGTGAGGTGCTGGGAtctgaatttgatttttgagtTGAGATCGTGTTTTTTGAGTTTGGTTGCGTGCAATGGAGATTTGAATGAATTGACGTAAGAAGCCCTTTGTTCGTTGTAATATGATACTATGATTGAATGTTGTAAGGGAATGAGTTAGGGGTAGTTATGGATTTTCATGATGGTCCAGATCGCCGGAGAAATGGAGAGTGAGTGTTTTTTGTCCATGATAACTTTTTGATCGTGCATGAAGGAAAACCggataatataatgttttttaataaatataaatatatcacTTTCTTTAAATagagcaatttttatttttttttttgacaaatttaaatAGAGCAAATTAAAACtacacttttttaatatatgcataTGCATCCCTATatggtttggttttttttttttttttaacctttcgaTTCCTAATGTGAGGTTTTTAGTTCATAAAACATTTTAATGAGAACCATATATTCAAGTTTTTACGGTATAAATCATCCATCCCGACGAGTATCCGTGCGTTAGTACGGGTTTTTTACTAGTTTGTAAGAAAGTGTTGTGCTCGCAAGAAGTTTTTAGTTTGCAAGAAACTTTAAGTTATGAAAAGATGTTTATGCTCCTTGAGACCTTTTAGTTGTCATTATGTTTATAGAGAGTTTCTTAGTTTTTTGGGAACTTTTAAGAAAGAGTATTGTGCTCGCCAAAAGTCTTCAGTTTGCATCAAACTTTTGAAGTTAAAGTAAGCATTATGCTCACGAGGAGTATCAAGTTCGCGTGGAACTTCCGGTCGTGAGGATATTACGTTGGTGTGGAGTAGTAAGTGCAAGGGGTTCTTAATGATGATTTAGTCACCTATCACATCCAACATTTTATGTAAGTGTTTTGGTGGAGGAGATTGAGGGAACATGGCCCTTGGTTACCAAGTGTCACATGTAAAGGTTTGTAATTATACTTGATTTCATAGGCCTTTAAGTGGCATTTAGCGTTGGTTTTCGAGAAGACGCCTCAATTGTTGAATTGATCTCAATGCTTAGTTATTTGTTGGGCATTTTGTTTTGACCATTGGATTGATTAAGACTCttgattatgaatgttgattTGTTTATAAAGTGGCAAATGTGGACCATTATATGGTATAAATGACCCATAGGCTTTCAAACGTTATAGATGGATGTATAAATGGTTTTGGGAGTTCCTTCAAAACATTTTTACTCTCTTTAACCCTtcattttctctgttttttgaAGCACCTTCTACTTTCATTTTACCAGGTTGGTTACTTCTTCTTTCTTATGTAAAATTTGTGTGTTTCATCACATTTTTGTCTTTAGTTTAGAATTGTTATGGCGTTACTTAAGGTTTCTGGTGGTGGTGATGAACTTTTCATCATCGTTCGATAATGGTTCCTAGCGTTTTTATCTATTAGTTTAAGATTTAGGTAGCCAATGTTCGTCTTTTGTTGGAGCTCATTAATCACTTGAGTCTAATcacttaattgatttttttatttgattaaactAAATTTGAAGTGCATTATGAACTATTGACATTTCAACTAAGTTGAATTCTCATGTTCTCGGTAATCAAATGCAACACCCCAAGATTTCAAtgataaaagaagaagaaaataaagaaagtggAAGGACATAAACCACACCCACAAGAGATAAATagtcaacaaaatataaaatgatgcATCTAATacttatttctaaaaaaaactatcactAAGAAAGGGAGGAAGGTGATCCCACCATATTTCGAAACAATAACGCGTAGAGGAAGAGAAAGAAGTGtgttctaatttattttagtaGATTATGGGAagagtattttgaaaattttggggGCTCTGAGCAACGCGAGAGGAAAGAAATTTACAACTAATATTATTGTCAACTTTTTAATGTACTTCCTCTGGTCTCTGTGATAAAGATcgcattttaggttcattcaataaatgatgtctAGTCCATTTAGTTCGGGAggttaaaatatttcaaaaactcaAACAAACTGCCATAAGAAAAATGTTCAAGAAGATTTCAAGCAAGCAATTATAGATGTTTGAGCAccaataatcaaattcaaaaaagagaaaattggagAAGAAGTGAGATCCATGTAATATAGGAGTTAGTTTATCATTTgtctataaattataaaatcaaactcTATGCAAATGAGTTTATTTCCGCTCGACAAAACTACGTCTATATAGAAACACATCCGACCTcacatgatatatatattcCTTTTCGCACACATGTGCCTTTCTCTTTATACTTTATTATTCAAAATCTACGTTTCTTTGATTCATAACCATGTGTTTGTGACTTCAAACCTATCAACTACAAATTCGCTTAAGGATCAAACTCGAATCTTAAATTGATTTGTTGGGTTGaaacattttcaaataatactATTGGAGAATCTCACATAGTATAAAATAACTTTCTTATTGCAAATTTTGTATGCCAATGAAAATAATACTACGTTTTTTGAGCCAAatttaagggtctgtttggattgacttgttttcgagtttatgcaaataaataagcttttatgtattattcataagcttgtcaaagtagttcatgaagaaaaaaaaaacaacttattaagatataatttttgttatcgAGAAGTTATAAATTAAcgtaaaaacttatttatttgcataaatatttttcataagcttaaAAATAAGTGAATCCAAACGAACCTTAAATatacttaaaaaagaaagaggCGGGAAATAAGATATAAAGAACCATAtattgtatatataaaaaaatatatataaattataaccATGAATATAATTACTTTCTCAACATTGAAAATTCTAGATCCCTTCCTGGTATCAATATATCAACTAAGGCAAAGATTAGTTGATTAGATCAAAGATTGTTCATTTGGAAAGAGAATGAGATGATGGGGCATTAGAGCAAGCAACATGAGGAATAGATCCATATCTATGCAAAAGCTCTCTAGCCAATGCTTGAAGATCACCACCATTATTACTAGTGGATGATGTGTCACTTCCCAAATATTGGCGGGGCTCATTGGTCCTTTGTTGCATGACCCATGATGAAGTTTGGGGTACTTCATACAATGAAGACAAGTCATATGTGTCTGGCATGGCTGAAGAAGGGGCTAATGGGAGGTTGGCTAGTGAGACCATTGGAAGTGCTTGTGGTGGAGAAGGTGTTGGTGGTTGAGGTACTTCATATGTAGCTAGGTGGCCTTGTAAGTAGGAGAGTTCTGCTTGTAAACTCATCACCTATGAAACAAAcaagaaatatttattatagGTCACATAATATGAACATGGAAAGCATgtatttttttacaacaataaTACTAGTAGTAGTAGCAGTACACCAGTTGCTTTTAACCCCTCGTATATTTCCTTTTGTATCTTTTCAATGTCATATACAAAAGTAGGAATTTTACTCCTCTAAATTTTGagatcaaaaatatattaagagtGGATACTattaaatgtaaatataaaatggaattaaattatattgataATAGGAGAATTAAATTACATCACAGCATATATAATATTAGACTTATATATAGTCTAGGAGAATAACTACAACTGTGTAGTTCAAATGATAAAAAGTTATGGGAACATGTTATATGTTAGGGTGGGAAATGTGCCGGCCGGAGACCCATATAGCTACTAAGAAAACGACGGTTCCTCCTGCACCGCTGCCCGGGGATACAGAAGGTCGACATTGAATTGCTTTGACAAATAAGGGCTAGAGAGAAAAATGCTTCAGAAGAACCGTTTACACCTTATCTTATgatgaagaagcagaagaaaCAGGACAACAAAGCCAATTTCTATAACACTCGCTCCACCGGTGAACCCAAGGGTGGTTGAGCATAACCTTTCCTTTAaggccattttttttatttggtttttctttcttattttatcttgtttttggtttccttttgagggttttggtttggtccccctcttatacatatttttcttttttttaatagagcaATGATATGTTTACATATATTTATTGACAACTTTGGTGAGAATctaatatttctctcttcttattggtcaaaaacaatggagagagaaaaagaaagagagatgataacaacatcatatgagcatgagagaaaaagttgttaaaaagttgtcacaaagtggttgaacaaatatcatttctctttttaatatatatgagtGGGTGACAGAAGAGGATAAGGGTTTTTTGGGGATGCCAACTGGGTTGGGATACCTCAGTCTCTTTTTGCTATTTAAAATCATTcttaatttattgaaaaaaattagtaataatTAAGAATGgtacaatttaaaattaaatgtttaaatttttttccccttttcttaataaaattaaatgttcagacTAGCCTGAAACTTGACCAGACTAGCCTGCCACGAACTTAATTTATACAGGTCTGACTAAAAACCCTCTTATAACTTGTGTTCAATATTAGATACTCAAAGTTTGAGTACGACTTGTTTGGACGTAACGCCATAACcccaaatcattttaatttaggCAAACACACATAAGTgtcaaaatattgaagaaaattgaaataaataatatatattttcgaaataaataattgaccttatttcaaataaataattgaagggTTGCTTATCAAAGTTCTAAATTTTTGGACGGACTTAGTTTGAGTTTGCCTCTGCCATTTTGACAGTTATAAAACAAGTGTGTTTACATAGACTTTAGCCATTGGTAAAAACTAAAGGTTTTTCTAAATAGTGTCTTAAGAGTATTGTTTAaggattttattaaaaaaaaattgacttcaTTGAAGTTTTGGTCCCcctatttttactattttgtaaaattggtcccctattttaaaattcgacagttttggtccctctttctaatattttgtttaaaatatggtgatataacatgttttaaatgaagttttcaaaggaattttcttatgatttcattgatgttgatattttattatctttagATCATATATCAAGACATTTAAAACCTATCACATCGCATTTTTTTAGTTAGAAAATATGATGGAGGGACTCAAACtgtcgaattttaaaataagaagaCCAATTCCACAAGTAAATAGGggaccaaaactgcaattaagctaaaaaaaattattttgaaaatacaatttgttctttttgccaatgtaataattacacaaatttatatataatcttACTACTTTTAGTACTATAACTAATGCCCtaatttctttcaaaacaaaaaactaatgcCTAATTAAGAGCAGTCGTTAGCATTCCAAAAAATCTAATAATAGATGTTTATCTTGATGAAAAATGAGAACTATAAGGTTCATGACTAAGAAACTTTCCTTCTGCGCTTTTACATGGGTCTATTATAGGACCTTGAACAACACCAAAATGTGTTGCTTCATGAAAGTGAATGGCATGACAAGTATGAAAGCGTGACTTTGAAAACTAACATCTCGAGGTTGAAGGAACCAAGTCATTTTGGGGatataaaacaaatcaaaataattagactaatcaatcatttaaaattaagtacatgttgatattgatcaatgaagtatatattttttaaatcaagatTTTTGACATTGACCAATTATTTGAGGACATAGGGATTACAAGCATATTGGGCCGAGTATTGAACCCAAATAcccaatttattttcattaagaTGCGAATTTCTAATCACTatattacttgataaaaaaaatagtatctcTAACATTTACTATTCATGTCTTCAACATATAAATCATGTGTTCAACTTATAATTCTTCTTAAAATATTACTTAGACTATCTTATTTGTTTACTTAAATGCTCAAACAATATCAAACAATGTGGTCAACGTAAAGCAGGAAAGGCTAAGGTAGAATAA from Medicago truncatula cultivar Jemalong A17 chromosome 8, MtrunA17r5.0-ANR, whole genome shotgun sequence includes the following:
- the LOC25501015 gene encoding LOB domain-containing protein 18 — translated: MSINSGCSGSGCSGGANGGACGPCGACKFLRRKCIPGCIFAPYFDSEQGASHFAAVHKVFGASNVSKLLQNVPVHKRLDAVITICYEAQARLRDPIFGCVAHIFTLQQQVMSLQAELSYLQGHLATYEVPQPPTPSPPQALPMVSLANLPLAPSSAMPDTYDLSSLYEVPQTSSWVMQQRTNEPRQYLGSDTSSTSNNGGDLQALARELLHRYGSIPHVACSNAPSSHSLSK